A window of Variovorax paradoxus EPS genomic DNA:
GCTGCCGGGCCCGCTGGTCGATGCGCGGCAGCGCTGGAATGCGCGCGAGCTCTACTGGGTGACGAAGCACGGCATCAAGATGAGCGGCATGCCGGCATGGGAGTACCGGCTGTCCGATGAAGACCTGTGGGCCGTGGTCGCATTTCTGCAGCGGCTGCCCGACATGACGCCGCAGCAGTACGCAGAGGCGAGCGCGCCGATGCTGCCCGCCGGCCAGGGCGCGCCGGCCGCACCTTCATGCGGACCCGGCGTGCGCGCGGCTTCCGCGGAAAAGGGCGACGAGGTGCGGCGCGGCCAACGCGCGCTCTACCAGTACGCATGCAATGCGTGCCACACGATTCCCGGCATCACAAGTTCGTTTCCCAACGTCGGCCCGCCGCTGGACGGCATGGCGAAGCGCTCGCTGATCGGCGGCAAGCTCGCGAACACGCCCGACAACATGGTGCGATGGCTGCGCCACACGCGCGAGGTCGATCCGCTCACCGCGATGCCCGAGATGGGCGTGACCGAGCAGGACGCGCGGGACATCGCGGCCTACCTGGCCACGCTGGATTGACTGCATTCGGCAGCGCTCGGCACCACCTTCCCGTTGCGCCAACACGCTGACGCGCTGTCTGCCTACACCCGCGCGCGGGCGGAAGAGCGACTGTCCAGCGCATGACGCTGGCCGTGTTCATCGTGGAAGACGAACCGACGATCCAGGACAGCCTGAAGGTCGTGCTGGAGGGCTATCTGCGGGCGGAGATCGTCGGCACCGCGCCCTCGGAAGCGGACGCCGTGGCGTGGCTGAAGGCGAACCGCGATGGCTGGCATCTGCTGGTGGTGGACCTGCTTCTGAAGCAGGGCAGTGGCCTCGGCGTGCTCGGGGCGCTGGCCGCCCTCGGGCCCAAATGCGGACTGGTGGTGGCGCTGACGAATGCGGCATCGGCGGACAACCGCGCGCAATGCCTCACCTTGGGCGCCGACGCGGTCTTCGACAAGGCCGCGGAGATCAACGAGTTCCTGGCGTTCTGTGCGGACGGGCTCGGCGAGAAAGCCTGAGCCACTTTTTCAGGACTTGTCGAGCAGGCGCGCGAGCAGCCCTTCGAGCTGCTGCGCATCGACCGGCTTGGTCAGGTGCGCGTAGAAGCCAGCCGCGAGGCTCGCGTCCCGGTCCGAGCCCTGGCCGTAACCTGTGACGGCGACCAGCGTGGGCGGATGCGGGACCTCGCGGCGAACCCGCAGGGCCACCTCGACGCCGCTGAATCCCGGCAGGCCGATGTCCAGCAGCACGAGGTCCGGCTGCTCGACCTTGATCGCCTCCACCGCCGAAGGGCCGTCGGCGGCCGTGCGTGTCACGTAGCCCAGGCTCTCGACAAGGAGGCACATCGTCTCGGCCGCGTCCTGGTTGTCGTCGACCACGAGGACCATCTTCCGGCTCTCGTTGCCGTCGATTTTTTTCTTTTCCAACGGCGCGGTCGCGCGGGGCAGGCGGACGACGAATTCCGCGCCGTCTCCCGGCGTGCCTTTGCTGAACGCGCTGACATCGCCGCCGTGCAGCGTCACCAGTTGCTGCACCAGCGTGAGGCCGAGCCCGAGCCCGCCCTGCGGCCGGGAAATTTCCTGCTCGCCCTGCGCGAACAGCATGAAGACGCGCGGCAACGCGGCGGACGGGATGCCGGGACCGTTGTCGCTCACGCTGACCTCCGCGTTGGCGCCCACCTCGCGCAGCCGCACCTCGATGCGGCCGCCGTCCGGCGTGAACTTGATGGCGTTGTTCAGCAGGTTGCAGACGACCTGGATCATGCGGGCGCGATCGCCGGTGATCCACGGGTCGGCGGAGGGCGAGTGGAAGACCAGGGCGTGCTGCTTGGCGTCGGCGGAGGGCCTCAGCATCTCGATCGACTCGTCGATCACGTCGCAAAGCCGCACGGGTTTCGATTCGAGATGGATCTTGCCGCTCGTGATGCGCCCGACGTCCAGCAGGTCGTCGACCAGCCGCGTGATCTGCTTGAGCTGGCGGCCGATGATGCTGCTCATGCGCGCCAGCGTCGCCGTGTCGGCGGCCGAGCCCAGGCGGTCCATGATGGCTACCGCGTTGGAGATCGGCGTGAGCGGATTGCGCAACTCGTGGCCGAGCATCGCCAGGAAGGTCGTGATGCGGCGGCCTTCGTCCTCCAGGGTGGAAATGCGCCGGCGCTCCGTGAGGTCGCGCGTGACCTTGGCAAAGCCGCGGTGGCGGCCGGTCTCGTCGAAGAGGGCGGTGATGATCACGCTGGCCCAGAACCGGCTGCCGTCCCTGCGCACGCGCCAACCCTCGTCCTCGAAGCGGCCGACTTCGCGCGCGGTCTTCAGCTCCTCGTCGGGAAAGCCGGTGGCGGCCACCTCGGGCGGATAGAACACCGAGAAGTGCTTGCCGATGATCTCGTGCGCCTCGTAGCCCTTGGTGGCCTTCGCGCCGGTGTTCCAGCTCACGATGTAGCCGCTGGGGTCGAGCATGAAGATCGCGTAGTCCTTCACGCCATCGACGATCAGCCGGAAGCGCTCCTCGCTGGCGCGAAGCAGCTCGTCCTGCTTCTGGCGAGCCGACAGGTCGCGGGTGATCTTGGAAAAGCCGCGCAGCTTGCCGTCCGGGCTCGTGAGGCGGGTGAGCACAAGACTCGACCAGAAACGCGTGCCGTCCTTGCGCAGGCGCCAGCCTTCTTCCTCGTACTGGCCCGTTCGGGTCGCGACTTCGAGTTCGTGCTGTGGCCAGTTTTTCTCCAGCAGCTCGGGGGGATAGAAGACGGAGAAGTGGCGCCCGATGACCTCGTGGGGTTCGTAGCCCTGGAGCTGCCTCGCGCCCGCGTTCCAGCTGAGCACGATGCCGGTGGGGTCGAGAAAGAAGATCGCGTAGTCGGTGATGGCATCGACCATCAGCCGGTAGTCGGCATCGGTGATCAGCCCGAGGTTCAGGGGAATGTTGAGATCGGGAGCGGTTTCGTCATCCCTCTTGCCTCGCGCGCCATCGGCCATTTTTTCTCAGGGGGTCTCGTTGGAAAGCCAAAGCGGCACAAAGCCACCGTCGAACGAGACGTTATTGCGTTTTGTCCTGGTCAGGTGTCGGACAAGGCCGCAGTACGCCATCGAGTAACTTTTCCCACCGATTCCCGTGGCTGGCAATGGGGTTTTGTAATCTAGTGTTTTTTTGTGCAACTGATGTTATATTTTTACCGAGGGATTATTAAAACTTAGGCATTCAATTTCCGGCGGCCGCGAGGCTTCCCATGGATGTTTCACCAACGGGAGCGCCTGAATTGCAGTCCACGCCGCAAGAAAGCCCTAATTTGGTGCACGCGAAGCCGGCGGCCGACTGGCTGCGCCGGGGATGCCGATGACCACGCCCGCGGCGTTCGCCGCACCCCCGCGGACGCGCCGTCCGCTGTTGAGCTACAGCGTCGATGGCCTGCCGGCCCGCGACGAACTGCTGTTCAAGTCCCTCGTGCGATTGCTGGACCACCGCACACACCAGCAATGGACCTGGCAGATCGAAGATGCCGACCTGCGCGTGGTGGGCGACCGGGTCCCGGCGACGGCGCTGGACGACGCGGCCGACCGTCCGGTCCCGCGGCTGACACTTGGAGAAACGCCGCCGCCGCATGGACCTTTCCTGCGGTTGCCGCTGCACGCAGACGCCCTCGAGGTCATGCTCAACCGCCTTGGCGCGATGGTGGTCCATGCCCGTGAGCTCGGCCTGCCTGGGTCTGCTCTCACGCCTGCTGCCCGCGACCACAGCGAGCGGGGCAGGGGCGCGCACTGCGAGGAATACCGCCTTTTGCGCTGGCCCGCGGCCGCACTGCTCGACACCCCCATGCGCATGAAGCTCGCCGCGCTGCTCGCGAGCCGCCCGGCTTCGCTCCATGCGCTGCAGCAGCGCTCGAACGCCGGCGCACAGGAGTGCGCGGACTTCATCGCGGCGCTCGAGCATGCAGGGTTCGTCGCACGCACTGGCCATGGCAACGCGGGCACAGGCTTCGCGGCCAGCCATGCGCCCGAATCGCTCTGGCCCGATTCGCAGTCATTCCAGGTCTCAGGGGCCTCCGGCGCGGACGCGCACCGCGCGCTCGCCCCGCCGCGCGCTGTCGTGGCGCCGGGCCTGCTCGCGCGCATCCGCAACCGCCTCGGGTTGCTGTCCTCCGGTTCGAAGGCCTGAAGCACGTGGAACACAAGATCCTTTTCACCGGCACCATGGGCGCCGGCAAGACCACCGCCATCGCCGCCGTGAGCGAGATTGCGCCGGTCCGCACCGAGGTTCGCAACAGCGATGCTTCGGTCGCCAAGGCCACCACCACGGTGGGCCTGGACTACGGCGAGCTCACGCTGGACAACGGCGAGAAGCTGCGCCTCTACGGCACGCCGGGGCAGATCCGCTTCGACTTCATGTGGCGAATCCTCGCGCGCGGCGCGCTCGGCCTGGTGATCCTGGTCGACAACAGCCGCCCCGATCCGCTGGCGGACCTGGAGGTCTATCTCGACGGCTTCGCCGAACTCATCGAGAAGACTGCCTGCGTCGTTGCGGTCGGGCGCATGGAGACCCATCCAGAGCCCGACCTCGACGCCTACGCCCGGCGCATGCAGGACAAGGGCGTGATGTGCCCCGTGCTCCCGGCCAACGTGACCGACCCGCAGCAGGTGGTGCAGCTGCTCGAGCTGCTGCTGATCCAGCTCGAAGCCTGAGCACGACACCGCCGCTGCTGCCGCTGTTCCTTCCTTCTCTTTTCCTTCCTCTGTTCCCCGCAACGCCGGACCCCAGCCACATGAACATCGCACCCCGCATCAAGGACGCCGCCGACACGGCCGTGGACACGCTCATGCGCGAGATCAAGGGCGTGAAGGCCGTCGTGATCGCGACCGAGGACGGCCTCGAGCTGGCCGCGCGCGCGGAGAACACCGCGCAGGTCGCACGCATGTCGGCCATCGCGAGCTCGTTGGCCGCGCTGGGTGCGGTGGCCGGCGTGGAAAGCGGGTTGGGGCAATGCGAGAACGTCGCGATAGAGACCGCGTCGGGCCACATCCTGATGCTGCAGGCCCGCCACGCCGAGGTCGACCTGATCGTGAGCGTGATCACAGGCAAGGATGCCGTGATCGGACAGGTCCTGTATCTCTCCAAGCTGGCGACGCTCGCGCTGCAGCGCGCCTGAACGCCGCGTCTTTTTTCCTTTTCACAAAACGGCCGGCGCTCATCACTCGCCCGGGCGGCGGCCGATCCCGAGGGCGATGGACTACGAAAGACTTTGATGGCAAATATCAAACAATCCATGGATGAACTGATGACGATCGACGGCGCGCTCTGCGCCGCGCTGGTCGACTCCGGCAGCGGCATGGTCCTGGGGCAGGTGGGTTCGGGCGTCGACCTGGAAGTGGCCGCCGCGGGCAACACCGAGGTCGTGCGCGCCAAGCTCAAGACCATGAAAGCGCTCGGCCTCAACGACGTGATCGAGGACATCCTGATCACGCTCGGACGCCAGTACCACATCATCCGGCCGATGAACAAGCACGAAGGCCTGTTCGTCTATCTGGTGCTCGACAAGTCGAAGTCGAACCTCGCACTCGCGCGTCGGAAGACACAGGAAGTGGAGCAAGGGCTGGCGGTCTGAGCTGATACAGCGACGGCGCGCTGCGGGCGAGCGGGCATTCATTCGGGCAGCCAGGCCGCCGGGGGATGCGGTGCCGCGGCGCGCCGATCGGGCAGGGCGGTCAGGCTCTCTGCGCGATTCGCAGGATGGCGTCGTAGATCTCGTTCTCCGCATCCACCGGATCGAACTCGCCCGCGGCGGCCGCAAACGACACGGCCTCGGCCGCACCCAGCATCGCGCGCATCGCTGCCGGCGCGATGGGGCGTTTCGCAAACGGCTGCAGCGCGTTGCGGCACTTCACCAGGAACTCGGCCTCGAGCTCCTTCTTCAAGGCATCGAGCTCGGGAGAGCCGGCCAGTGCGGCGCTCACACCGGGCATCTCGCGGCCCATCTCCATGACGCAGTTGACGTAGGCGGCGGCGATCACCTTCGCCACGGCGGGGAGCGATTTTCCCGACGCTCGCAGAGCCTCGTCCATGAGCGCGTGCTGCCGGCTGTCGTATTCCCCGTAAAGCACGCCGAGCAGGCCGGTGCGCGTGCCGAAATGGTCGTACACGACGGGCTTTGTCACCCCCGCGCGCTCCGCCAGGTAACCCAGCGTGAGCGCATCGGTTCCTTCGCTGCGCACGATGGCCCAGGCGACGTCCAGCAGCTGGCGGCCGCGCTCGTCCTTGGGAAGGCGTTTCCTGGTTGCGACTTGCATGACCGGTTCCATCTGCTTGCTTGACATCGTTAATCTACCAAAGGTAACCTACGAACAGTAGTTTAAACCGAACCACGAAAAAGGAACCGCCATGCATGCCCTCATCGTTGTCAGCCATCCCGATTCCCGGTCCCTCACGCACGCTGTCGCTCGCTCGTTCGCCGAGGGCGTCGAGGAATCGGGCAAGCACACCACCGAAATCGCCGACATCGCTGCGGAAGGCTTCCAGGCGGCCTTCAATCAGGCCGACCGCGCCGCCTATTTTCTCCAAAAGCCTTTGCCGCCGGACATCCTGCGCGAGCAGGAACGCATCGACCGGGCCGACGCGCTCGTGCTGGTCTATCCCGTGTACTGGTGGTCGTTCCCCGGCCAACTCAAGGGCTGGATCGACCGCGTGTTCTCCAACGGATGGGCGTATGACGAGGCGCCCGACGGCACGCTCGGAAAGCGGCTCGGCCGCCTGGCCGTCCACCTCATCGGCATCGGCGGCGCAGACGGGGGCACCTATGCGCGGCACGGCTACGACAAGGCCATGCGCACACAGATCGACCACGGCATCTTCGATTTCTGCGGCGCGCGCGTCGTCACCTCGGAGTTCCTGCTCGATGTGAACGGGCAAGCCGCGGCGTCTCATGTCGTCACTGCGCGAGCGCTGGGCGGCAATGCGTTTGCGAAGACGGCGCCGGGCGGCACCGATCTGTCCGAGGTCGTCGAAGAACTGCCAGGCTAAGGCGAGTCGAATTCGCTGCAGCGTCCTACAAAAAGCCCTGATTCGTCGCACTAGGTTGGAGGCTCCCTCGAACCCAACCGGACGACAAATACATGGCCAAACAACCCCGAGCGAGCGCGCCGCCTTCCGCCGCGCTCGACGCCGCCCGCTCCGCGGCACGCAACACCGACAGCGGTCCCGCCCATCCGGCGCCGCCCGCGGCAGGCAAGGGAGACATCCCCGCACAGAAGGCGATCGATACGCAGGCGCTCGCCGCGTCGATGCCCGCCAACCTCAACAAGCCGCTGGAGCACACGCCGCAGGCGCCGGTGGGCCAAAGCGCCAAGCCGCCATCGCGGCTTCCCACCGGCAGCACGCCCTCTGAATCGAATGCCTCGGCCAAGACCGGCTCGGTTGCGCCCGAAGGCATCAACGCCACCATCGGCACGCTGGACCGGGTGCGCGTTGATTCCGGCGGCCAGCGGCTCACCACCAACCAGGGCGTGCCGATCGCTGACAACCAGAACTCGCTGAAGGCGGGCGCGCGCGGCCCGGTGCTGCTCGAAGACTTCATCCTGCGCGAGAAGATCACGCACTTCGACCACGAGCGCATTCCCGAGCGCATCGTCCACGCCCGGGGCTCCGGCGCGCACGGCTTCTTCGAGTGCTACGAACCGCTCACCGAATACACGCGGGCTGCGCCCTTCCGCGAAGCCGGCAAGGTGACGCCGGTGTTCGTGCGCTTCTCCACGGTGGCCGGCGAGCGCGGCTCCAAGGACACGGCGCGCGACGTGCGCGGCTTCGCGGTCAAGTTCTATACCGACGAGGGCAACTGGGATCTGGTGGGCAACAACATGCCGGTGTTCTTCATCCAGGACGCGATGAAGTTCCCCGACCTCGTGCATGCCGTGAAGCCCGAGCCGCACCATGCGATGCCGCAGGCCGCCTCGGCGCACGACACCTTCTGGGACTTCGTCTCGCTGATGCCCGAATCCACCCACATGCTGATGTGGCAGATGAGCGACCGCGCCATTCCGCGCAGCTACCGGATGATGCAGGGCTTCGGCGTGCACACCTTCCGGCTCGTGAACGAGGCGGGCGAATCGGTGCTGGTGAAATTCCACTGGCAACCCAAGCTCGGCACGCATTCGCTGGTGTGGGACGAGGCCGTGAAGATCTCCGGCGCCGACCCAGACTACCACCGCCGCGATCTCTGGGAAGCCATCGACGCGGGCGAATACCCCGAGTGGGAACTGGGCCTGCAGATCTTCACGGAAGAGCAGGCCGCGCAGTTCAGCTTCGACATCCTCGATGCCACCAAGATCGTGCCCGAGGAACTGGTGCCGATCCGCATCGTCGGGCGCATGGTGCTGAACCGCAACCCCGACAACTTCTTTGCCGAGACCGAGCAGGTCGCGTTTTGCACGGCGCACGTGGTGCCGGGCATCGACTTCACCAACGATCCGCTGCTCGCGGGGCGCATCCATTCCTACGTCGACACGCAGATCACGCGCCTGGGCGGGCCGAACTTCCACGAGCTGCCGATCAACGCGCCCATTGCGCCGGTGCACAACAACCAGCGCGACGGCATGCACCGCCAGGCCATCCATCGCGGGCGCTCGGCCTACGAGCCGAACTCGCTGGGCGGCGGCTGTCCGTTCCAGGCCGGTGCGGCGCAGGGCTTCGAGAGCGTGGCGCGGCGGCTCGACGCGAAGGAGAGCAGCGACAAGGTGCGCGTCAAGCCCGAAAAATTTGCCGACCACTACACGCAGGCCACGCTCTTCTACGAAAGCCAGACGCCCGAGGAGCAGGCGCACATCGCCGCGGCCTTCCGCTTCGAGCTCTCGAAGGTGACGGTGCCCGCAGTGCGCGAACGCGTGGTGGCGAGCCTGTTGAACGCGTCGCCCGATCTCGCGGCGAAGGTGGCGAAAGGGCTCGGCATGGAACTGCCCCAGCCGCTGCCCAAGGTGCTGGAAACGCCGGCCGCGCCCGAGGTCGACCAATCGCCCGCGCTCTCGCTCATGGCGCGGCCGGGCGATGGCGGCATCCGCACGCGCAAGATCGCGATCCTCGTGGCCGACGGCGCGGAAGGCACGTCCATCGGCAAGCTGGTCACGGCGCTGGTGCAGGCGGGCGCGGTGCCGCGGCTGGTCGGACCGCGCCTGGGCACGTACCTCGGGATGGGCGGCGAGAAGATCGAGGCCGACGCCAGCATGGAGAACAGCCCCGGCTTTCTCTTCGATGCGCTGGTGCTGCCCGACGGCCTCGCGGCGGTGGAGGCGCTGGTCTCCGACGGCCACTCGATGGAGTTCGTGAAAGACCAGTACCGGCACTGCAAGACCATCCTTGCGCTCGGCGCATCGCAGGCGCTGCTCGCGGAGGCCGGCATTCCGATGAGCCTGCCCGACGGCTCGCACGACCCCGGCCTCATCCTTGCGGACGCCGCGCATGCCGACGACGCGGCCATCGATTTCATCGCCGCGGTGGGCATGCATCGCCATCTCGCGCGCGATTCCGATCCGCCGCGCGTTTAAGCACGGCCATCCGCACCATTGGCTGCATGCGCCCCGGCTTCTCACGGCCGGGGCCAGCGGACGCGTGCGGGGCCGACGAGGTCGGCCGCCGTGCCGTGTTGCTGTTTCCTACAGCCGCCCGCGCCGTCCACCGACCCGAT
This region includes:
- a CDS encoding c-type cytochrome, whose product is MGTPKTILLTVATLGLAAAAGAAWMVWGGVYNVAATEQHTQPVYSLLETAMRQSVRLRARGIEPPDLADAQRVARGAGCFRDKCVQCHGAPGVAQGDIGKSMQPLPGPLVDARQRWNARELYWVTKHGIKMSGMPAWEYRLSDEDLWAVVAFLQRLPDMTPQQYAEASAPMLPAGQGAPAAPSCGPGVRAASAEKGDEVRRGQRALYQYACNACHTIPGITSSFPNVGPPLDGMAKRSLIGGKLANTPDNMVRWLRHTREVDPLTAMPEMGVTEQDARDIAAYLATLD
- a CDS encoding response regulator is translated as MTLAVFIVEDEPTIQDSLKVVLEGYLRAEIVGTAPSEADAVAWLKANRDGWHLLVVDLLLKQGSGLGVLGALAALGPKCGLVVALTNAASADNRAQCLTLGADAVFDKAAEINEFLAFCADGLGEKA
- a CDS encoding PAS domain S-box protein codes for the protein MADGARGKRDDETAPDLNIPLNLGLITDADYRLMVDAITDYAIFFLDPTGIVLSWNAGARQLQGYEPHEVIGRHFSVFYPPELLEKNWPQHELEVATRTGQYEEEGWRLRKDGTRFWSSLVLTRLTSPDGKLRGFSKITRDLSARQKQDELLRASEERFRLIVDGVKDYAIFMLDPSGYIVSWNTGAKATKGYEAHEIIGKHFSVFYPPEVAATGFPDEELKTAREVGRFEDEGWRVRRDGSRFWASVIITALFDETGRHRGFAKVTRDLTERRRISTLEDEGRRITTFLAMLGHELRNPLTPISNAVAIMDRLGSAADTATLARMSSIIGRQLKQITRLVDDLLDVGRITSGKIHLESKPVRLCDVIDESIEMLRPSADAKQHALVFHSPSADPWITGDRARMIQVVCNLLNNAIKFTPDGGRIEVRLREVGANAEVSVSDNGPGIPSAALPRVFMLFAQGEQEISRPQGGLGLGLTLVQQLVTLHGGDVSAFSKGTPGDGAEFVVRLPRATAPLEKKKIDGNESRKMVLVVDDNQDAAETMCLLVESLGYVTRTAADGPSAVEAIKVEQPDLVLLDIGLPGFSGVEVALRVRREVPHPPTLVAVTGYGQGSDRDASLAAGFYAHLTKPVDAQQLEGLLARLLDKS
- a CDS encoding GTP-binding protein — encoded protein: MEHKILFTGTMGAGKTTAIAAVSEIAPVRTEVRNSDASVAKATTTVGLDYGELTLDNGEKLRLYGTPGQIRFDFMWRILARGALGLVILVDNSRPDPLADLEVYLDGFAELIEKTACVVAVGRMETHPEPDLDAYARRMQDKGVMCPVLPANVTDPQQVVQLLELLLIQLEA
- a CDS encoding roadblock/LC7 domain-containing protein — protein: MNIAPRIKDAADTAVDTLMREIKGVKAVVIATEDGLELAARAENTAQVARMSAIASSLAALGAVAGVESGLGQCENVAIETASGHILMLQARHAEVDLIVSVITGKDAVIGQVLYLSKLATLALQRA
- a CDS encoding TetR/AcrR family transcriptional regulator; translation: MQVATRKRLPKDERGRQLLDVAWAIVRSEGTDALTLGYLAERAGVTKPVVYDHFGTRTGLLGVLYGEYDSRQHALMDEALRASGKSLPAVAKVIAAAYVNCVMEMGREMPGVSAALAGSPELDALKKELEAEFLVKCRNALQPFAKRPIAPAAMRAMLGAAEAVSFAAAAGEFDPVDAENEIYDAILRIAQRA
- a CDS encoding NAD(P)H-dependent oxidoreductase; the encoded protein is MHALIVVSHPDSRSLTHAVARSFAEGVEESGKHTTEIADIAAEGFQAAFNQADRAAYFLQKPLPPDILREQERIDRADALVLVYPVYWWSFPGQLKGWIDRVFSNGWAYDEAPDGTLGKRLGRLAVHLIGIGGADGGTYARHGYDKAMRTQIDHGIFDFCGARVVTSEFLLDVNGQAAASHVVTARALGGNAFAKTAPGGTDLSEVVEELPG
- a CDS encoding catalase, with protein sequence MAKQPRASAPPSAALDAARSAARNTDSGPAHPAPPAAGKGDIPAQKAIDTQALAASMPANLNKPLEHTPQAPVGQSAKPPSRLPTGSTPSESNASAKTGSVAPEGINATIGTLDRVRVDSGGQRLTTNQGVPIADNQNSLKAGARGPVLLEDFILREKITHFDHERIPERIVHARGSGAHGFFECYEPLTEYTRAAPFREAGKVTPVFVRFSTVAGERGSKDTARDVRGFAVKFYTDEGNWDLVGNNMPVFFIQDAMKFPDLVHAVKPEPHHAMPQAASAHDTFWDFVSLMPESTHMLMWQMSDRAIPRSYRMMQGFGVHTFRLVNEAGESVLVKFHWQPKLGTHSLVWDEAVKISGADPDYHRRDLWEAIDAGEYPEWELGLQIFTEEQAAQFSFDILDATKIVPEELVPIRIVGRMVLNRNPDNFFAETEQVAFCTAHVVPGIDFTNDPLLAGRIHSYVDTQITRLGGPNFHELPINAPIAPVHNNQRDGMHRQAIHRGRSAYEPNSLGGGCPFQAGAAQGFESVARRLDAKESSDKVRVKPEKFADHYTQATLFYESQTPEEQAHIAAAFRFELSKVTVPAVRERVVASLLNASPDLAAKVAKGLGMELPQPLPKVLETPAAPEVDQSPALSLMARPGDGGIRTRKIAILVADGAEGTSIGKLVTALVQAGAVPRLVGPRLGTYLGMGGEKIEADASMENSPGFLFDALVLPDGLAAVEALVSDGHSMEFVKDQYRHCKTILALGASQALLAEAGIPMSLPDGSHDPGLILADAAHADDAAIDFIAAVGMHRHLARDSDPPRV